A single Ignavibacteriales bacterium DNA region contains:
- the rsgA gene encoding ribosome small subunit-dependent GTPase A — protein MTLEDLGYNTLLEKFRIEHDLINFEIGRVIAEHKERYVVKTVKGEFHAEITGNMRFTARNREDFPAVGDWVALTAYDDDFAIIHAILPRFSIIKRQAVGQFGEVQIIAANIDFAFIVQAADRDFNINRIERYLTICYTSKVTHLIVLTKTDLFDDSKIDELKEKISQRITHVPVFPVSNETKKGYEALYTSVEKGKTYCLLGSSGVGKSSLLNNLSGKSLMKTGRISESTNKGKHVTTHRELILLEQGGILIDNPGMKEVGIADTAGGLEATFDSILQYSESCKFKDCTHTTEAGCGVIEAVEKGELDKESYQNFLKLEREKKHFEMTTAEKRKKDKIFGKMMKNYKKDFYKKK, from the coding sequence ATGACACTTGAAGATTTAGGATATAACACTCTGCTTGAAAAGTTCAGGATTGAACATGACCTGATCAATTTTGAAATAGGGAGGGTTATTGCTGAACACAAAGAGCGGTATGTAGTCAAAACAGTTAAGGGCGAATTCCACGCTGAGATAACCGGTAATATGCGGTTCACGGCCAGGAACCGTGAAGATTTTCCGGCTGTAGGTGACTGGGTTGCTCTTACTGCTTATGATGATGATTTTGCAATAATTCATGCTATTCTGCCGAGGTTTTCGATCATCAAACGTCAGGCAGTCGGTCAGTTCGGAGAGGTTCAGATTATTGCGGCAAATATTGATTTTGCATTCATTGTGCAGGCTGCTGACAGAGATTTTAATATCAACCGGATAGAAAGATACCTGACGATATGCTACACTTCTAAAGTTACCCACTTAATAGTTCTTACAAAGACTGATTTATTTGACGATTCTAAAATTGATGAACTTAAAGAGAAAATCTCGCAGAGGATTACCCATGTTCCGGTTTTTCCGGTCAGTAATGAGACCAAAAAGGGTTATGAGGCCTTATATACCTCCGTTGAAAAAGGAAAAACGTATTGTCTGCTTGGCTCATCAGGTGTTGGTAAGTCCTCACTGCTGAATAATCTATCCGGTAAATCACTGATGAAAACCGGAAGAATAAGCGAGAGTACTAACAAAGGAAAGCACGTTACAACTCACAGGGAATTAATTTTGCTTGAACAAGGCGGAATCCTGATTGACAATCCCGGAATGAAAGAAGTTGGTATAGCCGATACTGCGGGCGGTTTAGAAGCCACGTTCGACAGTATTCTGCAGTATTCTGAGTCTTGTAAATTTAAGGATTGTACCCACACAACTGAGGCTGGCTGCGGCGTTATTGAAGCTGTTGAGAAGGGAGAACTGGACAAAGAATCTTACCAGAACTTTCTGAAACTGGAGAGGGAGAAAAAACACTTTGAAATGACCACCGCCGAAAAACGCAAAAAAGACAAAATATTCGGTAAGATGATGAAGAACTACAAAAAGGATTTTTATAAAAAGAAATAA
- the thrS gene encoding threonine--tRNA ligase, translating into MTVTLPDGSAREFPKGITAFEIAKAISHRLADDALVAVINGSQTELYTPVESDCSVRFVTFDQEEGKYVYWHSTSHLMAHAVQDLHPEAKFGVGPPVDGGFYYDIDVNKKLTEDDLKVIEERMAVLAKQANPFVRQELSKAEAVAFFEKKGDPYKLEILSELDDTQETISLYHEGDFTDLCVGRHLPDTGKIKYFKLLSVSGSYWRGDEKNKQLQRIYGVSFPKKKMLEDHLAFLEEAKKRDHRKLGKQLDLFSVHEEAGAGLIYWHPKGARIRLEVEDFWRKAHLDNGYQMLYSPHMGKSWLWETSGHLGFYRDSMYAGMKVDEMDYYIKPMNCPFHIMIYKTQLRSYRDLPLRWAELGTVYRYEKSGVLHGLLRVRGFTQDDAHIFCTLEQVEPEVIEVIRFAKYILGSFGFTDLNFYLSTKPEKAVGEDHLWEKATESLKLAMEKERIPYEVDEGGGAFYGPKIDIKIKDALNREWQLSTVQFDFNLPERFDMKYIGEDGKEHRPFMVHRALLGSIERFFGILLEHYAGDFPLWLAPVQAAVIPVSQNYMEYAQSVTDKLQKAGIRVELDHRSEKIGYKIRDWELKKAPYMLIVGEKEQSAGTVSVRKRKSADSVSSTADELIAQFLEEINNKIYH; encoded by the coding sequence ATTACCGTTACCCTTCCCGACGGCAGCGCCCGGGAATTTCCTAAAGGCATTACTGCCTTTGAAATAGCTAAAGCCATTTCCCACCGCCTGGCAGATGATGCCCTGGTGGCGGTTATCAATGGTTCACAAACGGAGCTTTACACTCCGGTGGAGTCAGACTGCTCAGTCAGATTTGTGACTTTTGACCAGGAAGAAGGAAAGTATGTTTACTGGCACTCGACCTCGCACCTGATGGCTCATGCTGTACAGGATCTTCATCCTGAAGCTAAATTCGGCGTTGGTCCTCCGGTTGACGGCGGTTTTTACTACGACATCGACGTGAATAAAAAACTCACTGAAGATGACCTGAAAGTCATTGAGGAGAGGATGGCGGTACTGGCTAAACAGGCAAATCCGTTTGTCCGTCAGGAGCTAAGCAAAGCTGAGGCGGTTGCCTTCTTTGAAAAGAAGGGAGACCCCTATAAACTGGAAATCCTGAGCGAACTGGATGATACTCAGGAGACCATCAGTCTGTATCACGAAGGAGATTTTACCGATCTATGCGTCGGGCGTCATCTCCCGGATACCGGCAAGATTAAGTATTTCAAGCTGCTGAGCGTTTCAGGTTCCTACTGGCGCGGCGATGAAAAGAATAAGCAGCTTCAGAGAATTTACGGGGTTTCATTCCCCAAAAAGAAAATGCTTGAAGATCACCTGGCTTTCCTCGAAGAGGCAAAAAAGCGTGATCACCGTAAGCTCGGCAAACAGCTTGACCTTTTCTCGGTTCATGAAGAAGCAGGAGCCGGGCTTATTTACTGGCATCCTAAGGGTGCAAGAATCCGCCTTGAGGTGGAGGACTTCTGGAGGAAAGCACATTTGGATAACGGCTATCAGATGCTTTACTCCCCCCACATGGGCAAAAGCTGGCTCTGGGAAACCAGCGGTCACTTAGGTTTTTACCGCGACAGTATGTACGCCGGTATGAAGGTTGACGAAATGGACTATTACATCAAACCGATGAACTGTCCGTTTCATATCATGATTTATAAAACGCAGCTCCGTTCCTATCGTGATCTTCCGTTGCGCTGGGCTGAGCTCGGAACGGTTTACCGTTACGAAAAATCAGGCGTGCTTCACGGCCTGCTTCGCGTCAGAGGATTCACTCAGGATGATGCACATATATTCTGCACACTTGAGCAGGTTGAACCGGAAGTAATTGAAGTTATCAGATTTGCCAAGTATATACTCGGCTCGTTCGGGTTCACTGATCTGAATTTTTACCTTTCGACCAAGCCGGAAAAAGCGGTTGGTGAAGATCATCTTTGGGAGAAAGCCACAGAGTCTCTGAAACTCGCAATGGAAAAGGAACGGATTCCTTATGAAGTTGACGAGGGAGGCGGAGCATTCTACGGACCAAAGATTGACATCAAGATTAAAGATGCCCTTAACCGCGAGTGGCAGTTAAGCACCGTGCAGTTTGATTTTAATCTGCCGGAGCGCTTTGATATGAAATATATCGGTGAAGACGGTAAAGAACATCGTCCGTTCATGGTACACCGCGCACTGCTCGGCTCAATTGAACGGTTCTTTGGTATTCTGCTCGAACATTATGCCGGAGATTTTCCTCTCTGGCTTGCACCGGTTCAGGCAGCAGTTATACCGGTATCACAGAATTATATGGAATATGCGCAGTCAGTAACTGACAAACTTCAGAAAGCCGGTATCAGAGTTGAACTTGATCACCGCAGTGAAAAAATCGGCTATAAGATCAGGGACTGGGAGCTGAAAAAAGCACCGTATATGCTCATCGTTGGTGAGAAAGAACAGTCGGCAGGTACGGTATCCGTCAGAAAGCGGAAATCGGCTGACTCAGTAAGCTCAACCGCTGATGAACTTATCGCGCAGTTTCTTGAAGAGATTAACAACAAAATATATCACTAA
- a CDS encoding translation initiation factor IF-3 produces MNEEITARTVRVIDSAGDQLGVFLVADAIRLAKSKELDLVEIAPKAEPPVCKIIDFGKYKYEMQKREKTQKKNQHVSVMKEIRFHPNTDSHDFDFKTKHAIGFLEDGNKVKAVVVFKGREMAYTSQGEVLLNQFIERVSEYSKVESPLKMEGRNMSVIVVPQKGKKKK; encoded by the coding sequence ATAAATGAAGAGATCACCGCAAGAACCGTGCGGGTGATTGATTCAGCAGGAGATCAGCTTGGAGTATTTTTAGTTGCAGATGCAATCCGGCTGGCAAAATCAAAAGAACTTGACCTGGTGGAAATTGCACCAAAAGCAGAACCGCCGGTTTGCAAAATAATTGATTTCGGCAAGTATAAATATGAAATGCAGAAGCGTGAAAAGACGCAGAAAAAGAATCAGCACGTTTCTGTCATGAAGGAAATCAGATTTCATCCGAACACGGATTCGCATGATTTCGATTTCAAAACCAAGCACGCGATCGGATTCCTTGAAGACGGCAACAAGGTAAAGGCAGTAGTGGTGTTCAAGGGGCGCGAGATGGCATATACATCACAGGGAGAGGTATTGCTGAATCAGTTTATTGAACGGGTGAGTGAATATTCAAAAGTTGAAAGCCCCCTGAAAATGGAAGGGCGTAACATGAGTGTAATTGTGGTCCCGCAAAAGGGCAAAAAGAAAAAATAA
- the rpmI gene encoding 50S ribosomal protein L35, which translates to MPKMKSNRGASKTFRRTASGQFKRKKAYKSHILTSKSTKRKRNLRHGTLVDKTNLQKVQIMLQ; encoded by the coding sequence ATGCCTAAAATGAAAAGTAACCGCGGAGCTTCCAAAACGTTCAGAAGAACTGCTTCCGGTCAGTTTAAGAGAAAAAAGGCGTATAAGAGCCATATTCTCACCTCCAAATCAACCAAGAGAAAAAGAAACCTGAGACATGGTACTCTTGTTGATAAAACCAATTTGCAAAAAGTTCAAATAATGCTGCAATAA
- the rplT gene encoding 50S ribosomal protein L20 — translation MPRSKNKVAAHRRRKRVLERAKGYWGARKNVWTIAKNHIEKGLTHAFRDRRLKKRDYRGLWIIRINAAARMHGLSYSKLIHLLSEKEVGLNRKVLAKLAAEHPAVFADVVSYVKS, via the coding sequence ATGCCAAGATCTAAAAATAAAGTTGCAGCTCACAGAAGAAGAAAACGCGTTCTTGAGAGAGCCAAAGGTTACTGGGGTGCCAGGAAAAACGTCTGGACGATTGCCAAGAACCACATTGAAAAAGGATTAACTCACGCATTCAGAGACAGACGCCTCAAGAAGAGAGATTACCGCGGTCTTTGGATTATCAGAATTAACGCAGCCGCAAGGATGCACGGCCTCAGCTATTCAAAGCTGATCCACCTGTTGTCTGAAAAAGAAGTAGGACTTAACAGAAAAGTACTTGCTAAACTTGCTGCTGAACATCCGGCAGTGTTTGCTGATGTAGTTTCTTACGTAAAAAGTTAA
- the pheS gene encoding phenylalanine--tRNA ligase subunit alpha encodes MKEKIDELKNRAQESLAKINDQKSLEEFRIAYLGRNGAVSGLFSELKNVPKEEKPQVGNMLNHLRDELTAAFTELASKYENSGDEPAARIDLSLPGRARVIGSRHLVTQTMDDIKAIFKRMGFSIYTGPEVESDYYNFEALNFPPNHPARDMQDTFFISDNFVLRTHTTPVQVRIMEAGPPPVRAIMPGKVYRNEDINARSHCIFHQIDGIAVGDNVTFMELKSTLLSFAKEFYGSSIKHRFRASFFPFTEPSAELDVTCFICSGKGCRMCKHSGWLEILGCGMVDPNVFKSVGYDPEKITGYAFGMGVERIGILKYGLPDIRLYFENDLRFLRQF; translated from the coding sequence ATGAAAGAAAAGATTGATGAACTGAAAAACCGGGCTCAGGAGTCTCTGGCTAAAATTAATGACCAGAAATCACTTGAGGAATTCCGTATTGCATATCTGGGCAGAAACGGCGCTGTATCAGGCCTGTTTTCTGAACTGAAGAATGTGCCCAAAGAGGAAAAGCCGCAGGTCGGCAATATGCTGAATCATCTGCGTGATGAACTGACAGCAGCCTTTACCGAGCTGGCATCTAAATACGAAAACAGCGGCGATGAACCCGCTGCCCGCATTGATCTTTCACTCCCCGGCAGAGCCCGCGTTATCGGAAGCCGGCATCTGGTTACGCAAACCATGGATGATATTAAAGCCATTTTTAAACGGATGGGCTTCTCGATATATACAGGGCCCGAAGTTGAATCTGATTACTACAATTTTGAAGCGCTGAACTTCCCTCCGAACCACCCTGCCCGCGATATGCAGGATACCTTTTTTATCAGCGATAATTTTGTTCTCCGCACGCATACCACTCCCGTGCAGGTGAGAATTATGGAAGCAGGACCACCGCCTGTCCGTGCAATCATGCCCGGCAAAGTGTACCGCAATGAGGATATCAACGCACGCAGCCACTGTATCTTTCACCAGATTGACGGTATTGCCGTTGGTGATAATGTCACTTTTATGGAATTAAAAAGCACGCTTCTTTCGTTTGCAAAAGAATTTTACGGAAGCAGCATTAAGCACCGCTTCAGGGCAAGTTTCTTCCCGTTTACCGAACCGAGTGCAGAGCTTGATGTAACCTGCTTTATCTGCAGCGGCAAAGGATGCAGAATGTGCAAACATTCCGGCTGGCTCGAAATTCTCGGCTGCGGCATGGTTGACCCTAATGTATTTAAGAGCGTGGGATATGATCCGGAAAAGATTACCGGTTATGCATTTGGCATGGGTGTTGAGCGTATCGGTATACTGAAATACGGTCTCCCTGATATACGTCTCTATTTTGAAAACGATCTCAGATTTTTAAGGCAGTTTTAA